One genomic segment of Cydia splendana chromosome 5, ilCydSple1.2, whole genome shotgun sequence includes these proteins:
- the LOC134790758 gene encoding frizzled-7-B, with the protein MMGRLCILLILKVLCSLVVTETSRVTVLQGDSLPHHGRCEPITIPLCQQIQYNQTIFPNLLNHANQKDAGAEIHQFTPLIKVNCSPDLKFFLCSMFAPVCTILDKPIQPCRHLCESARHNCDELMANFGFSWPDYLDCSKFPVATDEHVICVGDNNATHDSRKPTEHKHRKVDYKSNIERDPAKLPGAKDYGFVCPAQFEVPKNFDLDYSLIVGDKIQPDCGAPCDGMFFKQDAKKFSRLWIGIWATLCALSCLFTVLTFLIDTDRFRYPERPIIFLSVCYLMVACSYIMGWGAGDSVSCQGPFPSSHGGSRLTNPMLITQGTKHEPCTILFMVVYFFSMASSIWWVILTLTWFLAAGLKWGHEAIEANSQYFHLAAWAVPAIKTISILAMGKVDGDVLSGVCYVGIWNAEALRGFVLAPLCVYLVLGTVFLLAGFVSLFRIRTVMKHDGTKTDKLEKLMIRIGVFGVLYTVPALIVIACLFYEQAFFDSWMVTWHRDMCSSSLYSIPCPFTRQETERPKFEMFMIKYLMTMIVGITSSFWIWSSKTLVSWRQFFDKIKGRRVEAYV; encoded by the exons ATGATGGGGAGATTGTGTATTCTTCTTATTTTAAAAGTACTATGTTCACTCGTTGTTACTGAAACTTCACGTGTTACTGTTTTGCAAGGTGATTCTTTGCCTCACCATGGACGTTGTGAGCCGATTACAATTCCACTCTGTCAACAGATTCAATACAATCAAACGATATTTCCGAATTTGTTAAACCACGCGAATCAGAAGGATGCTGGAGCAGAAATTCATCAGTTCACCCCCTTGATAAAAGTGAATTGTTCACCAGATCTGAAGTTTTTCCTGTGTTCAATGTTTGCTCCAGTGTGCACAATTTTAGATAAACCCATTCAGCCCTGCAGACACCTCTGTGAATCCGCGAGGCACAATTGTGATGAATTAATGGCTAATTTTGGATTCTCATGGCCCGATTACTTAGACTGCTCCAAGTTCCCAGTGGCAACAGATGAACACGTAATATGTGTGGGTGACAACAATGCTACACATGACTCTCGCAAGCCCACAGAGCACAAGCATCGCAAAGTTGACTATAAATCAAATATTGAAAGGGATCCGGCTAAGTTACCTGGCGCAAAAGATTATGGCTTTGTGTGCCCAGCCCAATTTGAAGTGCCTAAAAATTTTGATTTGGATTATTCGTTGATAGTAGGAGACAAGATTCAACCAGATTGTGGAGCACCTTGTGATGGAATGTTTTTCAAACAAGATGCAAAGAAGTTTTCAAGGCTGTGGATTGGAATCTGGGCAACTTTGTGTGCGTTGAGCTGCTTATTCACTGTGTTGACATTTTTGATTGATACTGATAGATTTCGCTATCCTGAAAGACCTATTATTTTTTTGTCCGTTTGCTACTTGATGGTAGCCTGCAGCTACATCATGGGTTGGGGTGCCGGTGACAGTGTGAGCTGCCAGGGCCCATTCCCATCTTCACATGGTGGATCAAGACTAACCAATCCAATGCTTATTACTCAAGGAACCAAGCATGAGCCATGCACCATCTTATTCATGGTTGTGTATTTCTTTAGTATGGCTTCAAGTATCTGGTGGGTGATATTGACCCTGACTTGGTTCTTAGCTGCTGGGTTGAAATGGGGCCATGAAGCTATAGAAGCCAACTCACAGTACTTTCATTTAGCTGCGTGGGCTGTACCTGCAATCAAAACCATATCAATATTAGCAATGGGAAAAGTTGATG gtGATGTCTTGTCTGGAGTTTGCTATGTTGGAATTTGGAATGCAGAAGCACTACGAGGATTTGTTTTAGCTCCATTATGTGTGTATTTAGTGCTTGGTACTGTATTCCTCCTGGCAGGGTTTGTCTCTCTATTTCGCATTCGAACAGTCATGAAACATGATGGCACCAAGACTGATAAACTTGAGAAGCTGATGATTCGGATTGGTGTATTTGGTGTTCTGTATACTGTGCCAGCTTTGATTGTGATCGCGTGTTTGTTTTATGAGCAAGCATTTTTTGATAGCTGGATGGTGACCTGGCATAGGGATATGTGTTCTTCATCTCTTTACTCTATACCATGCCCTTTTACTCGCCAGGAGACTGAGCGGCCAAAGTTTGAAATGTTCATGATAAAATATCTCATGACTATGATTGTTGGCATAACGTCTAGTTTTTGGATCTGGTCTAGTAAAACTTTAGTGTCATGGCGCCAATTTTTCGATAAAATTAAAGGTCGAAGAGTTGAAGCTTATGTGTGA